From Heptranchias perlo isolate sHepPer1 unplaced genomic scaffold, sHepPer1.hap1 HAP1_SCAFFOLD_54, whole genome shotgun sequence, one genomic window encodes:
- the LOC137315183 gene encoding probable G-protein coupled receptor 139 — translation MIYYPILDAIGVPVNLVTIVILSRGKCGLSKCVTRYLVAMAAADLLVIITDVILRQIPIAYWSQFRFVRSIPVCNIHAVLLYAATDCSVWFTVTFTFDRFVAICCQKLKITYCTEKTAAVVLGTVTVLSCLKDTFWYFMYSSGYMLGNEPWFCAVTPSVMASRIWAVVEALHYILTPGVPFVLILLLNALTVRHILVVSKARRRLRVHSGWESPSDPEMKSRRKSIILLFVISGNFILLWGFFMVYSIWNRMHYLGFYSVYLHEFIQELGFMFQLLSCCTNTCIYAVTQTKFREQLKNAVKFPFVLIVKFIK, via the exons ATGATTTACTATCCCATTCTCGATGctattggtgttcctg ttaacttagtgacgattgtgatcctatctcggggaaagtgcggtctctccaaatgtgtcactcgctacctggtggccatggcagcggcggatctactggtcattatcaccgatgttatattgaggcagattccaaTTGCTTATTGGTCCCAGTTTCGATTCGTGCGGTccatccccgtgtgtaatatccacgccgtcctgctgtatgcagctacagactgttctgtctggttcaccgtcacttttacctttgatcgatttgtggccatttgttgccagaagctgaaaattacgtattgcaccgagaaaacggcggctgtggttctaggaactgtgactgtgctgagctgtttaaaggatacgttctggtactttatgtattcGAGTGGCTACATGCTTGGCAATGAACCCTGGTTCTGTGCTGTCACACCCAGTGTTATGGCTTCACGGATTTGGGCTGTTGTTGAAGCCCTTCATTATATTCTAACCCCGGGGGTCCCATTTGTTcttattctgctgctcaatgctttaaccgtccGACACATTTTAGTGGTCAGCAAAGCTCGCAGGAGACTTCGTGTTCACAGCGGCTGGGAGAGTCCAAGTGACCCAGAGATGAAGAGCAGaaggaaatccattattttactgtttgttatctcggggaatttcatattGTTATGGGGATTTTTCATGGTGTATTCTATATGGAACCGAATGCATTATTTGGGCTTTTATTCAGTATATTTACATGAATTTATACAAGAATTGGGATTCAtgttccagctcctgagttgctgcacgaacacctgtatttatgctgtgacccagactaaattcagagagcagttgaagaatgcgGTGAAATTTCCCTTTgttctaattgttaaattcattaaatga